One region of Arcobacter sp. CECT 8983 genomic DNA includes:
- a CDS encoding EI24 domain-containing protein encodes MLEGRMISLSVRDFFTKPMLKIAFLPLIITMVVLLIAFYSAADYGFDSLQIYIETTQNGQDIAVDPNAPFYYIWATAVIGFLFQYSVTSWLVGFLFYTIGTLFVMMFSVFTTLIIIGFLTPFILDILQKRHYPEIKTNGFGNILSPLWVLFRSGLIMVIMFFVLMPLYFIPFINIIAFNLPLYYFFHKLLTYDIASTILTKEEYAVIHTRKANSFRARTIFLYILSMVPFITLFTAVFYIIYLGHGYFQELKKIRNNEDSIINNLETKQLQD; translated from the coding sequence ATGTTAGAAGGACGAATGATATCATTAAGTGTTAGAGATTTTTTTACAAAACCAATGCTTAAAATAGCTTTTTTACCACTTATAATTACTATGGTAGTTTTACTAATAGCTTTTTATAGTGCTGCTGATTATGGTTTTGATTCATTACAAATTTATATAGAAACAACACAAAATGGTCAAGATATAGCAGTTGATCCAAATGCTCCATTTTATTATATATGGGCAACGGCAGTTATTGGATTTTTATTTCAATACTCAGTAACTTCATGGTTAGTAGGATTTTTATTTTATACTATTGGAACACTATTTGTTATGATGTTTTCAGTATTTACTACACTTATTATTATAGGTTTTTTAACACCATTTATTTTAGATATTCTTCAAAAAAGACACTACCCTGAGATAAAAACAAATGGATTCGGAAATATTCTAAGTCCCCTTTGGGTTTTATTTAGAAGTGGTCTAATAATGGTAATTATGTTTTTTGTATTAATGCCTTTATATTTTATTCCATTTATAAATATAATTGCTTTTAATCTACCTTTATACTATTTCTTCCATAAGCTTTTAACTTATGATATAGCCTCTACAATTCTTACTAAAGAAGAGTATGCAGTAATTCATACAAGAAAAGCAAACTCTTTTAGAGCTAGAACTATTTTCTTATATATCTTATCAATGGTACCTTTTATTACTCTGTTTACTGCAGTATTTTATATCATATATTTAGGGCATGGATATTTTCAAGAATTAAAGAAAATTAGAAATAATGAAGATAGTATTATAAATAATTTAGAAACAAAGCAGCTACAAGATTAG
- the kdsA gene encoding 3-deoxy-8-phosphooctulonate synthase, which yields MTILTGPCVLEDRDTVFKIAEKLKPLSEDKRVDFYFKASFDKANRTSLSSYRGPGLEEGLKLFQEIKEQFGYKLISDIHESYQAKPAGEVLDILQIPAFLCRQTDLLVEAAKTNCKINIKKGQFLAADAMKHPVEKVLQTRGVNEVSYINSSENGVWLCERGNSFGYGALVVDMRNLILMREYAPVIFDATHSVQIPSTGGTTGGNSEFVPYMARAAASVGVDGFFFETHTDPKSAKSDGPNMLQVDKLYKTIDEIFAIKEALQSL from the coding sequence ATGACAATATTAACTGGACCATGTGTTTTAGAAGATAGAGATACAGTATTTAAAATTGCAGAAAAACTAAAACCATTAAGTGAAGATAAAAGAGTAGATTTTTATTTTAAAGCCTCTTTTGACAAAGCTAATAGAACAAGCCTTAGTTCATATAGAGGACCAGGCTTAGAAGAAGGCTTAAAATTATTTCAAGAGATAAAAGAACAGTTTGGATACAAACTTATAAGTGATATACATGAATCATATCAAGCAAAACCAGCAGGTGAAGTTTTAGATATTTTACAAATTCCTGCATTTTTATGTAGACAAACAGATTTACTTGTAGAAGCAGCAAAAACTAATTGTAAAATAAATATTAAAAAAGGTCAATTTTTAGCAGCAGATGCAATGAAACATCCAGTTGAAAAAGTACTTCAAACAAGAGGTGTTAATGAGGTATCTTATATAAACTCTTCTGAAAATGGTGTTTGGCTTTGTGAAAGAGGTAATAGCTTTGGATATGGTGCTTTAGTTGTAGATATGAGAAATTTAATTCTTATGCGAGAGTATGCTCCTGTTATTTTTGATGCAACACACTCTGTACAAATACCAAGTACTGGTGGAACAACAGGTGGTAATTCTGAATTTGTTCCATATATGGCAAGAGCAGCAGCAAGTGTTGGTGTTGATGGTTTCTTTTTTGAAACTCATACAGACCCAAAATCTGCTAAAAGTGATGGTCCAAATATGCTACAAGTAGATAAATTATATAAAACAATTGATGAGATATTTGCTATTAAAGAAGCGCTTCAAAGCCTTTAA
- a CDS encoding radical SAM/SPASM domain-containing protein has protein sequence MTNVCNLKCSFCPPKLQPNETMKLSKFDELNKQLKEVTNELAYHVVGDPLVLKNLSEYLDVSLKHKLKVNIVTTANNINKSFHETLMHKAIRQINFSINSYNANSHKKSLEEYLNPIIEFTKYAIEKEQHFFINFRIWNLDDTKSAKEFNYKVFNYLEKHFDVNLNLDAIYKEKPKNIKLARMVFINFDEYFNWPSLENEFVSKEGTCYGLDSHFAILSSGKVAPCCLDKDAVVNLGDINNSSIKEILASKRVQDIKQGFKSGKVIEELCQRCEYRTRFNK, from the coding sequence ATAACTAATGTTTGTAATCTAAAATGTAGTTTCTGCCCTCCAAAACTTCAGCCAAATGAAACAATGAAACTTTCAAAGTTTGATGAGCTAAATAAGCAGTTAAAAGAAGTAACTAATGAATTGGCTTATCATGTAGTTGGAGACCCTTTAGTTTTAAAAAATCTAAGTGAGTACTTAGATGTAAGTTTAAAACATAAACTTAAAGTAAATATAGTAACTACAGCAAACAATATAAATAAAAGTTTTCATGAAACACTGATGCACAAAGCAATAAGGCAAATAAACTTTTCTATAAACTCTTATAATGCAAACTCACACAAAAAGTCTTTAGAAGAGTATTTAAATCCAATAATTGAGTTTACAAAGTATGCAATTGAAAAAGAACAACACTTTTTTATTAATTTTAGAATTTGGAATTTAGATGATACTAAAAGTGCAAAAGAGTTTAACTATAAAGTATTTAACTACTTAGAAAAGCATTTTGATGTAAACTTAAATTTAGATGCAATCTATAAAGAAAAACCAAAAAATATAAAACTAGCTAGAATGGTTTTTATAAATTTTGATGAGTATTTTAATTGGCCAAGCTTGGAAAATGAGTTTGTTTCTAAAGAGGGAACTTGCTATGGTTTAGATTCTCACTTCGCAATTTTAAGTTCAGGAAAAGTAGCTCCTTGTTGTTTAGATAAAGATGCAGTTGTAAATTTAGGAGATATTAATAACTCTTCAATAAAAGAAATATTAGCTTCTAAAAGAGTGCAAGATATAAAGCAAGGCTTTAAAAGTGGCAAAGTAATAGAAGAACTTTGTCAAAGATGTGAATATAGAACAAGATTTAATAAATAA
- the pyrF gene encoding orotidine-5'-phosphate decarboxylase, with amino-acid sequence MKLCISLDLPSAKENLALVEQIKDYDVWLKVGLRSFTRDGKAFLEELKAINPNFKIFLDLKLYDIPNTMADAAQEIVSFGLVDMFNVHASAGKRAMSEVMERIKDFPNKPLVIAVTALTSFDNDEFKAVYNEDIQTKATKLAIDTYESGVDGVVCSAFESLDIKKNTSDEFITLCPGIRPFGEAAGDQKRVADIAFSKENLVDFIVVGRPIYKAENPKEVVNNILKNI; translated from the coding sequence ATGAAGTTATGTATTTCTCTTGATTTACCAAGTGCAAAAGAGAATCTTGCACTTGTTGAACAAATTAAAGATTATGATGTTTGGTTAAAAGTTGGACTAAGAAGTTTTACTAGAGATGGAAAAGCTTTTTTAGAAGAGTTAAAAGCAATTAACCCAAACTTTAAAATCTTTTTAGATTTAAAGCTTTATGATATTCCAAATACTATGGCAGATGCAGCACAAGAAATTGTTTCATTTGGACTTGTAGATATGTTTAATGTACATGCAAGTGCAGGGAAAAGAGCAATGAGTGAAGTTATGGAAAGAATTAAAGATTTTCCAAATAAACCTTTAGTTATAGCTGTAACAGCTCTTACTTCATTTGATAATGATGAGTTTAAAGCAGTATATAATGAAGATATCCAAACAAAAGCCACTAAACTAGCAATAGATACATATGAGTCAGGAGTAGATGGAGTTGTTTGTTCTGCTTTTGAAAGTTTAGATATTAAGAAAAATACTTCTGATGAGTTTATTACTTTATGTCCTGGAATTAGACCTTTTGGTGAAGCTGCAGGGGATCAAAAAAGAGTTGCTGATATTGCTTTTTCAAAAGAAAATTTAGTGGATTTTATTGTAGTTGGAAGACCAATTTATAAAGCAGAAAACCCAAAAGAAGTAGTTAATAATATTTTAAAGAACATTTAG
- a CDS encoding DUF6394 family protein: MNLDKVVSGFFIILAMTLNFGFFYGDMDSLVSHSKYELMAAIIVNLIATTLKLGDKTQMGSVLLATSLVADIQLIVAATVWAVASYAYAINQEITSVIISLSGGALLANFVSVALYIGDTLKSKR, translated from the coding sequence ATGAATCTAGATAAGGTTGTTTCAGGCTTTTTTATTATTTTAGCAATGACTTTAAACTTTGGTTTCTTTTATGGAGATATGGATTCACTTGTATCTCATAGTAAATATGAGCTTATGGCAGCAATTATTGTAAATTTAATTGCTACAACATTAAAACTTGGTGATAAAACTCAAATGGGTTCTGTTCTTTTAGCAACATCATTAGTTGCAGATATTCAACTTATAGTAGCAGCAACAGTTTGGGCAGTTGCTTCATATGCATATGCTATTAATCAAGAAATCACAAGTGTAATTATTTCACTTTCTGGTGGAGCATTATTAGCAAACTTTGTTTCTGTAGCACTTTATATTGGCGATACATTAAAGTCAAAGCGTTAG
- a CDS encoding TrkA family potassium uptake protein, with amino-acid sequence MENSSLFIVLQRMRKPFLVLIITYTIAIVGFLIIEGVDNNGNPYQMTIFDAFYFVTYTATTIGFGETPYEFTYAQRIWATASIYITVLGWFYAIGTLVSLLQDKLFIRGIKRTRFKRQVKGIKEKFIIILGYNQITHEVVNRAIEQGLRAVIVEKDEIKANEAILENFTPTVPVLVADAHSASAIEHAGIKSKYCRGLVSLFEDDSLNLRIALTSKLLNPHVKLVVKSTTNNHSDNLKDLDVEIVANPFSIISSEISMALAAPNLLKLEKWIYRMEDLNASLPLFPKGKYIICGYGRMGQHIYERLRHYNIEAQFVEIDKRKGTNFANDEYMHLTYGNADDKDLLLEVGIEEAVAIISATNDDTTNLSVLATAKKLNPKIMTIARENEMEDFSIFKSAKIDHIFMPSRILINKTTNALINPLSDKFIRLMCKKDDKWASTLVKDLSSKINEFPLLKEITIDKKNTLMIYEAIEKKEEITLKIFTRSLYNRDKENNIIPLLLQRGNEFTLLPSLDEKIEKHDSILFACDENAQSDIEYISQNIYEFHYALTGKEKNTIFKKD; translated from the coding sequence TTGGAAAATAGTTCACTATTTATAGTCTTACAAAGGATGAGAAAACCTTTTTTGGTTTTAATTATTACTTATACAATAGCTATTGTAGGTTTTCTTATAATTGAAGGGGTTGACAATAATGGCAACCCTTATCAAATGACTATATTTGATGCTTTTTATTTTGTAACTTACACAGCTACAACTATTGGTTTTGGTGAAACTCCTTATGAGTTTACATATGCCCAAAGAATTTGGGCAACTGCTTCTATTTATATAACTGTTTTAGGATGGTTTTATGCAATTGGTACTTTAGTGTCTTTACTTCAAGATAAACTATTTATTAGAGGAATAAAAAGAACAAGATTTAAAAGACAAGTAAAAGGAATAAAAGAGAAATTCATTATTATCTTAGGCTATAATCAAATTACACATGAAGTTGTAAATAGAGCAATAGAACAAGGTCTAAGAGCTGTTATTGTTGAAAAAGATGAAATAAAAGCAAATGAAGCTATTTTAGAAAACTTTACTCCTACTGTTCCTGTTTTAGTTGCAGATGCACATTCTGCTTCGGCAATTGAACATGCAGGCATAAAAAGTAAATATTGTAGAGGTTTGGTATCTTTATTTGAAGATGATTCTTTAAATTTAAGAATTGCTCTTACTTCTAAACTTTTAAACCCTCATGTAAAATTAGTAGTAAAATCTACTACAAATAATCACTCTGATAATCTAAAAGATTTAGATGTAGAAATTGTTGCAAATCCTTTTTCAATAATCTCAAGTGAAATATCAATGGCCCTAGCTGCACCAAACCTTTTAAAACTTGAAAAATGGATATATCGAATGGAAGATTTAAATGCAAGTCTTCCTCTTTTTCCAAAGGGAAAATATATTATATGTGGATATGGAAGAATGGGGCAACATATCTATGAAAGATTAAGACATTATAATATAGAAGCTCAATTTGTAGAGATAGATAAAAGAAAAGGCACAAACTTTGCAAATGATGAATATATGCATCTTACTTATGGAAATGCAGATGATAAAGATTTATTACTAGAAGTAGGCATAGAAGAAGCTGTTGCAATTATCTCTGCAACAAATGATGATACAACAAATCTTTCAGTTCTTGCAACTGCAAAAAAACTAAATCCAAAAATTATGACAATTGCAAGAGAAAATGAAATGGAAGATTTCTCTATTTTCAAAAGTGCAAAAATTGACCATATCTTTATGCCTTCAAGAATTTTAATTAATAAAACAACAAATGCTTTAATAAATCCACTTTCAGATAAGTTTATTAGACTTATGTGTAAAAAAGATGATAAGTGGGCATCAACTTTAGTAAAAGATCTAAGTTCAAAAATTAATGAATTTCCTTTATTAAAAGAGATAACAATAGATAAGAAAAATACACTTATGATTTATGAGGCAATAGAAAAGAAAGAAGAAATAACTTTAAAAATATTTACAAGGTCTTTATACAATAGAGATAAAGAAAATAATATAATACCGCTGTTACTTCAACGAGGGAATGAATTTACATTATTACCATCTCTTGATGAAAAAATAGAAAAACATGATTCTATATTATTTGCTTGTGATGAAAATGCCCAAAGTGATATAGAATATATTAGTCAAAATATATATGAATTTCATTATGCCTTAACAGGAAAAGAAAAAAACACGATTTTTAAAAAGGATTAA
- the ribH gene encoding 6,7-dimethyl-8-ribityllumazine synthase, translating into MKIIEGKMRLNGNEKVAIINGRFNHIITDRLVEGAKDAFVRHGGNEDNLDLILVPGAFEIPFALEKALESGKYDAVCCVGAIIRGATPHFDYISAEATKGIATVALKYGKAVSNGVLTTDTIEQAIERAGSKVGNKGAEAMTTIIEMLDLYSEMGK; encoded by the coding sequence ATGAAGATTATTGAAGGAAAAATGAGATTAAATGGTAACGAAAAAGTTGCTATTATCAATGGAAGATTTAATCATATTATTACAGATAGATTAGTTGAAGGTGCAAAGGATGCATTCGTAAGACACGGTGGAAACGAAGACAATTTAGATTTAATTCTAGTACCTGGTGCTTTTGAAATTCCATTTGCTTTAGAAAAAGCTCTTGAATCTGGAAAATATGATGCAGTTTGTTGTGTTGGTGCAATAATTAGAGGAGCAACTCCACACTTTGATTATATCTCAGCAGAAGCAACTAAAGGTATCGCAACAGTTGCTTTAAAATATGGTAAAGCTGTATCAAATGGTGTTTTAACAACTGATACAATTGAGCAAGCTATTGAAAGAGCTGGTTCAAAAGTTGGAAATAAAGGTGCAGAAGCTATGACTACAATCATTGAGATGTTAGACCTTTATTCAGAGATGGGGAAATAA
- a CDS encoding response regulator transcription factor, translated as MDKSLISNLKNFTILYIEDEEGIRKNITEVLKDLFKETYVAKNAKEGYSLYEQNKPDLIITDIKMPNETGIELIKRIRKVDSKVRVIITSAHTDLEYMLEATELHLVKYIIKPLTEVKLIEALEAFVKSFDSARVYNLSEGWLFDESKSIIQSPDEEFKLTKKENQFLKLLIQKNRIITYEEMENIIWNEDIMTPNAMRLFIKNFRKKLPADALKNVQGTGYRLVL; from the coding sequence ATGGACAAATCACTAATTTCAAACTTGAAAAACTTCACTATTTTATATATTGAAGATGAAGAAGGTATTAGAAAGAATATTACTGAGGTATTAAAGGACTTATTTAAAGAGACTTATGTAGCTAAAAATGCAAAAGAAGGCTATAGCTTATATGAACAAAATAAACCTGATTTAATCATTACAGATATAAAAATGCCTAATGAAACTGGAATAGAACTAATTAAAAGAATTAGAAAAGTTGATAGCAAAGTAAGAGTAATCATAACTTCAGCTCATACAGATTTAGAATATATGCTTGAAGCTACTGAACTTCATCTTGTTAAATATATTATTAAACCACTTACTGAAGTAAAACTAATTGAAGCCTTAGAAGCTTTCGTAAAAAGTTTTGATAGTGCGAGAGTTTACAATCTTTCAGAAGGTTGGCTATTTGATGAAAGTAAATCAATTATTCAATCACCAGATGAAGAGTTTAAACTAACAAAAAAAGAGAATCAGTTTTTAAAACTTTTAATTCAAAAAAATAGAATAATCACTTATGAAGAGATGGAAAACATTATTTGGAATGAAGATATAATGACACCAAATGCCATGAGATTATTTATAAAAAACTTTAGAAAAAAACTTCCAGCAGATGCACTTAAAAATGTACAAGGTACAGGATACAGATTAGTTTTATAA
- a CDS encoding FMN-binding glutamate synthase family protein, whose amino-acid sequence MDILNEFFLYIEIIILVILVIILAWYVHDKYVQRDHQLLVNYPIIGRLRYVLEEAREPFRQYFGDEKFYESKDKLDWVYKASRDLPNYASFSPAQPLPKPKFMLRHATIVLNEDEVDNEFSVTFGNKRKKPYTAKTIIARSAMSDGSISPEGTRAFVRGSFMGDFPINSGEGGLTSNFFVTHQNYDEKYMEIVNGTVFQKRVKNVVLKLFNGALAADAYRKLVFKDNKEAETYVFDARTQVFHRPNWEAPLEFFPEDVPEDMPDIILQVSSGLYSVRTKDGKFDPERYQKVMRFCRMTEIKIAQGAKQTGGKLIAEKVSPAIAYYRNVEAHKDLFSPNRFPYANSVEELYDFIGQMQELSDKPVGIKIVISDYENIVPYAKELKKRIEEGNSAYPDYISIDGGSGGSATAPIEMMERIGLNIRDSIYLVNKVLEDYGVRKHVKLVASGKLLTPDDIIVIMALGADFVQIARGFMMSAGCIRARYCSGTTGHDCPVGLATQNKEKRKKYFVHKQAKKVRDYHKNLLKSVRGLLAVMGLKNINELNKHKIMFLDRNSKVHDNIDDVFGRILDIGKDTEDEYHESR is encoded by the coding sequence ATGGATATACTAAATGAATTTTTTCTATATATTGAAATCATAATTCTAGTTATTTTAGTTATTATTTTAGCTTGGTATGTACATGACAAATATGTACAAAGAGATCATCAGTTATTGGTTAATTATCCAATTATTGGTAGATTACGATATGTTTTAGAAGAAGCCAGAGAGCCTTTTAGACAATATTTTGGTGATGAAAAATTTTATGAATCAAAAGACAAACTAGATTGGGTTTACAAAGCTTCAAGGGATTTACCTAATTATGCTTCTTTTTCACCTGCTCAACCCTTACCAAAACCAAAGTTTATGTTAAGACATGCAACTATTGTTTTAAATGAAGATGAAGTTGATAATGAATTTTCTGTAACATTTGGTAATAAAAGAAAAAAACCATATACTGCAAAAACAATTATTGCAAGATCTGCAATGAGTGATGGTTCTATTTCTCCTGAAGGTACAAGAGCCTTTGTAAGAGGGTCTTTTATGGGAGATTTTCCTATAAACTCAGGAGAAGGTGGACTTACATCAAACTTTTTTGTAACACATCAAAATTATGATGAAAAGTATATGGAAATAGTAAATGGTACAGTTTTTCAAAAAAGAGTAAAAAATGTAGTTTTAAAACTTTTTAATGGTGCCTTAGCTGCTGATGCATATAGAAAATTAGTTTTTAAAGACAATAAAGAAGCAGAAACATATGTTTTTGATGCTAGAACACAAGTATTCCATAGACCTAATTGGGAAGCTCCTTTAGAGTTTTTCCCTGAAGATGTTCCAGAAGATATGCCTGATATTATTTTACAAGTAAGTTCTGGACTCTATTCTGTAAGAACAAAAGATGGTAAGTTTGACCCAGAGAGATATCAAAAAGTTATGAGATTTTGTAGAATGACTGAAATAAAAATAGCTCAAGGTGCAAAACAAACTGGTGGAAAACTTATTGCAGAAAAGGTTAGTCCTGCAATTGCTTATTATAGAAATGTTGAAGCTCATAAAGATTTATTTTCTCCAAATAGATTTCCTTATGCAAATAGTGTTGAAGAACTTTATGATTTTATAGGTCAAATGCAAGAATTATCAGATAAACCAGTTGGTATAAAAATTGTTATCTCTGATTATGAAAATATTGTTCCATATGCAAAAGAGCTAAAGAAAAGAATAGAAGAGGGTAATAGTGCTTATCCTGATTATATCTCTATTGATGGGGGAAGTGGAGGAAGTGCTACTGCTCCAATTGAAATGATGGAAAGAATAGGTCTTAATATTAGAGACTCTATTTATTTAGTAAATAAAGTATTAGAAGATTATGGTGTAAGAAAACATGTAAAGTTAGTAGCAAGTGGAAAACTTTTAACTCCTGATGATATCATTGTAATTATGGCACTTGGTGCTGATTTTGTTCAAATTGCTAGAGGGTTTATGATGAGTGCAGGATGTATCCGTGCTAGATACTGTTCTGGGACGACAGGACATGACTGTCCAGTAGGTCTTGCAACTCAAAATAAAGAAAAAAGAAAAAAATATTTTGTACATAAACAAGCTAAAAAAGTAAGAGACTATCATAAAAATTTATTAAAAAGTGTTAGAGGTTTACTTGCAGTTATGGGCTTAAAAAATATTAATGAATTAAATAAACACAAAATTATGTTCCTAGATAGAAACTCTAAAGTACACGATAATATTGATGACGTATTTGGTAGAATATTAGACATTGGAAAAGACACGGAGGATGAATATCATGAATCTAGATAA
- a CDS encoding PAS domain-containing sensor histidine kinase, translating to MNEFVKNNLNSILEASFSLSNQAIYLLNKEGEVLFANNNALETLGYTKEEITKLYVWDIDTNVNTKEKYLDALEIFYKKAANGQSNTLETYHKRKNGRRFPVEVVSTFTEINGQEYLFSYARDITSRVRRTEEINLYFDLINSSKDMIFVVDHETEIVEFANETACDELGYTLAQLKKMKISQIRKPMESVDNIAIAEVLEKIKQKHSLTTFGVYTSKYGKDIPVETSLHLKEYQGKFFVTAISRDISERLEIDGKREDLNLKLKNYNKTLEKEISKVKKDLLDYETIMKRQSKMAAMGEMLENIAHQWRQPLSAVSVLATGMILQNDQDILTKDLLDAGLNDINEQVQYLSKTIDDFRNFFKPNKQKNRFHLKTVIKTSIKLSKARYTKEHIEFITNIEDMELFTYENELLQVLLNIITNAKDELIKKEGKKFIIIDTSSDENYLYIRVKDNAGGIDKFILDRIFEPYFTTKHNSQGTGIGLYMSENIVKHMNGKISVTNENVEYNSSVYLGACFEIKLPFVQNR from the coding sequence ATGAATGAATTTGTAAAAAATAACCTAAACTCTATACTTGAAGCTTCATTCTCTTTATCAAATCAAGCAATTTATCTTTTAAACAAAGAAGGGGAAGTATTATTTGCAAATAACAATGCATTAGAGACTTTAGGCTATACAAAAGAAGAGATAACAAAGCTTTATGTATGGGACATTGATACAAATGTAAATACAAAAGAAAAGTATTTAGATGCATTAGAAATATTTTATAAAAAAGCTGCTAATGGTCAATCTAATACTTTAGAAACCTATCATAAAAGAAAAAATGGAAGAAGATTTCCTGTTGAAGTTGTTTCAACATTTACTGAAATAAATGGGCAAGAATATCTTTTTTCATATGCAAGAGATATTACAAGTAGGGTTAGACGAACAGAAGAGATAAATTTATATTTTGATTTAATAAACTCTTCAAAAGATATGATTTTTGTTGTTGACCATGAAACTGAGATAGTAGAGTTTGCAAATGAAACAGCCTGTGATGAGTTAGGTTATACATTAGCTCAGCTAAAGAAAATGAAAATATCTCAGATTAGAAAACCAATGGAAAGTGTTGATAATATTGCTATTGCTGAAGTTTTAGAAAAAATAAAACAAAAGCATAGTTTAACTACCTTTGGTGTTTATACTTCAAAATATGGAAAAGATATCCCTGTTGAGACTTCACTTCATTTAAAAGAGTACCAAGGTAAATTTTTTGTAACAGCTATTTCAAGAGATATTTCAGAGAGACTTGAAATAGACGGAAAAAGAGAAGATTTAAACTTAAAACTAAAAAATTATAATAAAACCCTAGAAAAAGAGATTAGTAAAGTAAAAAAAGATCTACTTGATTATGAAACAATTATGAAAAGACAATCAAAAATGGCAGCCATGGGTGAAATGCTAGAAAATATAGCTCACCAATGGAGACAACCTCTTTCTGCTGTATCTGTACTTGCTACGGGAATGATTTTACAAAATGATCAAGACATCCTAACTAAAGACCTTTTAGACGCAGGTTTAAATGATATAAATGAACAAGTACAATATCTGTCTAAAACTATAGATGATTTTAGAAACTTCTTTAAACCAAATAAACAAAAAAATAGGTTTCACCTAAAAACTGTAATCAAAACATCTATCAAATTATCAAAAGCAAGATATACAAAAGAACATATTGAGTTTATTACAAATATCGAAGATATGGAGCTTTTCACTTATGAAAATGAACTGCTACAAGTTTTATTGAATATCATTACAAATGCAAAAGATGAATTAATCAAAAAAGAGGGTAAAAAGTTTATTATTATAGATACTTCTTCAGATGAAAACTATTTATATATTAGAGTTAAAGACAATGCAGGTGGAATAGATAAATTTATTTTAGATAGAATATTTGAACCATACTTTACTACTAAACATAATTCTCAAGGTACTGGAATAGGTCTTTATATGTCAGAAAATATTGTTAAGCATATGAATGGAAAAATAAGTGTCACAAATGAAAATGTTGAGTATAATAGCTCTGTATATTTAGGTGCTTGTTTTGAGATAAAACTTCCTTTTGTACAAAATAGATAA
- the nusB gene encoding transcription antitermination factor NusB, protein MATRTQARESVIGLLYAYDLGNEGIVTFIDEILEDKKIRNKQKDFALDLFNGVVDNIEDISEEIVSHLKQGGIKDIGSVEKSILRLAIYEIKFKGLDKAIVINEAIELSKKLASDGAPKFINGVLDKVNKAS, encoded by the coding sequence TTGGCAACTAGAACACAAGCAAGAGAATCAGTAATAGGTTTACTTTATGCATATGACCTTGGAAATGAAGGTATTGTAACTTTTATTGATGAGATTTTAGAAGATAAAAAAATCAGAAATAAACAAAAAGATTTTGCATTAGATTTATTTAATGGAGTAGTTGACAATATTGAAGATATTAGTGAAGAGATTGTTTCACATTTAAAACAAGGTGGAATCAAAGATATTGGAAGTGTTGAAAAATCTATTTTAAGACTTGCTATTTATGAGATTAAATTTAAAGGTTTAGATAAAGCAATTGTTATTAATGAAGCAATTGAATTGTCTAAAAAGTTAGCTTCAGATGGTGCTCCAAAGTTTATAAATGGAGTATTAGATAAAGTAAATAAGGCATCATAA